A DNA window from Mytilus edulis chromosome 14, xbMytEdul2.2, whole genome shotgun sequence contains the following coding sequences:
- the LOC139503909 gene encoding dynein axonemal assembly factor 19-like — MADKPKSRDDESLNFEKLEKELHAAVDADQRYWRENDAKFRAVHQKVATYDEFRDIVKASHLKPLEKGDKMESVQFNQPWNVAAAKNSETEQSEMGQIDKNKNIPKTGQEFVQYWRRYLKSLGEQYIYLISIGGDNLAHIFKTEISFGLLGDILKALENKIVESDNEKVVQILEGLSQTNRFSLSVQFLSTQEKDLCNTLFDKLRTSFKDCDEITAKLDSLSEVYQIKQK, encoded by the exons ATGGCTGACAAACCAAAATCACGTGATGACGAATCCCTCAACTTTGAGAAGTTGGAGAAAGAATTACATGCTGCTGTTGATGCTGATCAGAGATACTGGAGAGAAAACGATGCTAAATTTAGAGCAGTACATCAAAAAGTAGCCACTTATGATGAATTTAG agATATTGTGAAAGCTTCACATCTGAAACCCCTGGAGAAAGGTGACAAAATGGAGAGTGTTCAATTTAACCAACCTTGGAATGTTGCTGCAGCTAAAAATTCTGAAACAGAACAGTCAGAAATGGGACAAATTGATAAG AACAAAAATATTCCAAAAACAGGTCAGGAGTTTGTTCAGTATTGGAGACGCTATTTAAAATCCCTAGGGGAGCAGTATATATATCTAATTAGCATAGGTGGAGACAACTTAGCACACATTTTCAAAACAGAAATAAGTTTTGGACTTCTTGGTGACATTTTAAAAGcacttgaaaacaaaatagttgaAAGTGACAATGAAAAAGTTGTACAAATACTTGAAGGACTTAGCCAGACAAACAGATTTTCACTATCAGTACAATTTTTAAGTACTCAGGAAAAGGACCTGTGTAATACATTATTTGATAAGTTAAGGACTTCATTTAAAGACTGTGACGAAATCACTGCAAAACTCGATAGTTTGTCTGAAGTctatcaaattaaacaaaagtaa
- the LOC139503908 gene encoding inactive carboxypeptidase-like protein X2 yields MKYISLRVILCISVLTLSTAVRKRFPHKRFILSHDQYNAGNCDADILKTHYNDFIIRSSSELYHGDTVHDFSVSRGLIDSKEYSSSDGVTHMGSWSANFNNFRQFIEIKMKKSFNLTGIVTQGRYGCCQEWVESYRILYSDDCNSWRALDSKSGALFTGNSDENTKVTNTFDKPFVVKCLRINPIKFHNHISMRFGLIGHPVQPDGSCSQQSSVSSSSQLISTTTTTTTPSPLPITTLNTMQGTGKCQSSPCINNGICRNTQNSYQCFCPSSDNGRIIYSGKQCQIVLDTSKIGIDSTTLPTTMITGWVHIPGR; encoded by the exons ATG aaataTATATCCCTTAGAGTTATACTTTGCATTAGTGTTCTAACATTGAGCACAGCTGTAAGAAAAAGATTCCCCCATAAACGTTTTATACTGTCTCATGACCAATATAACG CTGGTAATTGTGATGCGGATATTTTAAAAACTCATTATAATGACTTCATCATCCGATCATCAAGTGAACTTTACCATGGTGATACAGTACACGATTTTAGTGTATCAAGGGGACTAATTGACTCTAAAGAGTACAGCAGCAGTGATGGAGTGACACATATGGGGTCATGGTCTGCTAACTTTAATAATTTTCGTCAATTCATAgag aTAAAAATGAAGAAGAGTTTCAACTTAACAGGCATAGTAACTCAAGGTAGATATGGTTGTTGTCAGGAATGGGTTGAGTCTTATCGCATACTTTATAGTGACGATTGCAACAGCTGGCGGGCACTAGATAGTAAAAGCGGCGCT CTATTTACAGGTAACTCCGACGAAAACACAAAAGTTACAAATACGTTTGACAAACCTTTTGTTGTAAAATGTCTACGTATAAATCCAATCAAATTCCATAACCATATATCAATGAGATTTGGGTTGATTGGACATCCAGTGCAGCCAGATGGTTCCTGCAGTCAGCAGTCGTCTGTTTCATCGTCTTCGCAGCTtatatcaacaacaacaacaacaacaacaccaTCACCATTACCCATAACAACATTAAATACAATGCAAG GTACAGGTAAATGTCAGAGCTCGCCATGCATTAACAATGGTATATGTAGAAATACACAGAATAGTTACCAGTGTTTCTGTCCTAGTTCAGATAACGGTAGAATCATATATTCAGGAAAACAATGCCAGATCGTACTGGACACCTCGAAAATAGGAATAG attcaaCAACATTGCCAACTACAATGATCACAGGCTGGGTTCATATACCTGGACGATAA